One Sanguibacter sp. HDW7 DNA window includes the following coding sequences:
- a CDS encoding ABC-F family ATP-binding cassette domain-containing protein: MPTVHVVAEAVAFGYPGRPVLEKVTLRAAAGSRVAIVGENGSGKSTMLRLLAGELTPSAGQVRRHGVVDLVEQDMPVVPGRTVGDEVADALAEVTALAAEIAAATEAFDHATGSLGELTALLERSERLAAWDAERRVLEQLDRIGACTDLGRELAHMSVGERHRVRLGCRLAARADVLLLDEPTNHLDDAALEHLTREVFAWQGVVVLVTHDRRLLDDVATGICDLDPSMEGRPVFYGQPGYLSFRFAKNQALHRWRQRYNAEQKKREVLLARLDTSYEGLSDEWRPLKGSQKNRRATRARIHVKAADRLVQKLEAEAVEVPVPPVELRFPTLPALDPAWHAAAGAELVSLRSPHVPGRLDLPGTRIALPASGRLLVTGANGTGKSTLLRTLAGTLPLERGVRTVHEGVRIGVVGQEGLGVQTGVDLADVLEDAAHGATGFDVAGRVALRLLSAGALDPELVVPVAFLGLLSEEDLDRPLRELSLGQRRRFDLACALVAAPHVLLLDEPTNHLSIDLVDELTQALRTTPAAVVVATHDRRMREDLADWPTLAL, from the coding sequence ATGCCCACGGTCCACGTCGTCGCCGAGGCGGTCGCGTTCGGCTACCCCGGGCGCCCCGTGCTCGAGAAGGTCACGCTGCGTGCCGCGGCGGGCTCGCGCGTCGCGATCGTCGGCGAGAACGGCTCGGGCAAGTCGACGATGCTGCGCCTTCTCGCGGGCGAGCTCACGCCGTCGGCAGGGCAGGTGCGCCGTCACGGTGTCGTCGACCTCGTGGAGCAGGACATGCCCGTCGTCCCCGGTCGGACCGTGGGCGACGAGGTGGCCGACGCCCTCGCGGAGGTCACGGCGCTCGCGGCGGAGATCGCCGCGGCGACCGAGGCCTTCGACCACGCGACCGGGTCGCTCGGCGAGCTCACGGCGCTGCTCGAACGCTCCGAGCGGCTCGCGGCGTGGGACGCGGAGCGGCGCGTCCTCGAGCAGCTCGACCGCATCGGTGCGTGCACGGACCTGGGGCGCGAGCTCGCGCACATGTCGGTCGGGGAGAGGCACCGGGTGCGGCTCGGCTGCCGCCTCGCGGCGCGCGCCGACGTCCTGCTGCTCGACGAGCCGACGAACCACCTCGACGACGCCGCGCTCGAGCACCTCACGCGCGAGGTGTTCGCGTGGCAGGGCGTCGTCGTGCTCGTCACGCACGACCGCCGGCTGCTCGACGACGTCGCGACCGGCATCTGCGACCTCGACCCGTCGATGGAGGGCCGGCCCGTGTTCTACGGGCAGCCCGGCTACCTCTCGTTCCGCTTCGCCAAGAACCAGGCGCTGCACCGCTGGCGCCAGCGCTACAACGCCGAGCAGAAGAAGCGCGAGGTGCTGCTCGCGCGGCTCGACACGTCGTACGAGGGGTTGTCCGACGAGTGGCGGCCGCTCAAGGGCTCGCAGAAGAACCGCCGTGCCACGAGGGCGCGCATCCACGTCAAGGCCGCGGACAGGCTCGTGCAGAAGCTCGAGGCGGAGGCCGTCGAGGTGCCCGTCCCGCCCGTCGAGCTGAGGTTCCCGACGCTGCCCGCTCTCGACCCGGCGTGGCACGCGGCCGCGGGCGCGGAGCTCGTCTCGCTGCGCTCCCCGCACGTCCCGGGGCGGCTCGACCTGCCCGGAACGCGCATCGCGCTGCCCGCGTCGGGGAGGCTGCTCGTCACGGGGGCGAACGGCACGGGCAAGTCGACGCTGCTGCGCACGCTCGCGGGCACGCTGCCGCTCGAGCGCGGCGTGCGTACGGTGCACGAGGGTGTGCGGATCGGTGTCGTCGGGCAGGAGGGGCTCGGCGTGCAGACGGGGGTCGACCTCGCGGACGTCCTCGAGGACGCGGCGCACGGGGCGACGGGCTTCGACGTCGCAGGAAGGGTCGCGCTGCGGCTGCTCTCGGCCGGCGCGCTCGACCCCGAGCTCGTCGTGCCGGTCGCGTTCCTCGGCCTGCTGAGCGAGGAGGACCTCGACCGTCCGCTGCGTGAGCTCTCGCTCGGGCAGCGGCGGCGCTTCGACCTCGCGTGCGCGCTCGTCGCGGCGCCGCACGTGCTGCTGCTCGACGAGCCGACGAACCATCTCTCGATCGACCTCGTCGACGAGCTCACGCAGGCGCTGCGGACGACGCCGGCGGCCGTCGTCGTCGCGACGCACGACCGTCGTATGCGCGAGGACCTCGCGGACTGGCCGACGCTCGCGCTGTAG
- a CDS encoding LuxR family transcriptional regulator — protein sequence MEGSRGRMAVDRHDRHAAALRRAVVPARHGGSHSSTVSRSAEVETVARAIGSGRCALVFGEVGVGKTYVVDAAQRLLSESEPDLEWLMVSADPDDGSALAALSVVLPELLAAPADMEDPMRTAMAYAVLRARAQGRRLVVRVEDAHHLDAMSRHVLVGLARTGEIGLVATLRPGVARRAPWVQLWKDGVAERIDVARFTPAETERYVAETLGGDVAADVAIVLWNRTGGNPLFVRELTRVAVESRALLAVGSTWVWDRWALLDPRVLDLVQHELVGLSAAERLLLEQVVALGGALPSVVDALDVSGAYVALVADRLLEVVPVRSDGPVTVPACVRAHPLVAEALRGSVPARVRREAVARWEELTGGVAASDEALVRMVTDALEVGDAQPMPRILEATTAALREHRCELVVRLVGLALPGARGADVVRLLATRASAHRFLSRPDAARRDLVTARDLVARLDLTVAEGPELFSLLGHLEAEVRQFAEDDADGALEVLALLRDEVGVRWPDAPATWWQDEEICRLTCLAAAGRHAEPMAAAEELFAATARRPHAVLPLVPSLVAGAAQMPGGHGALGLVERFMGVATAHADSASWAVSNLATAGFVASGLLGYVMSAGDVEKLLGATDLPFNVDVVALNLLHGITAMQAGDWPVARARLAAASRRYEHGDVQGRLAVTYALGAIAAAASGEVVEARELLERARTVSWSGVRTLGGYMGLLRLDALAWLRDRALVPEALALAETCRGAGLVRVEFEALHRAVVTAHPAGGTLLPGEEVEALGERALAIAPLLDGPRAAAVAAHLEAVLAGDDALALSAVRDMAAAGLFVPTAAPAVQLTRRESQIAALAAAGLSSKEIAERLTLSVRTVDSHLSRIFAKAGVRSRRELAAALHLDPTP from the coding sequence ATGGAGGGTTCGCGCGGCCGCATGGCCGTCGACCGGCACGACAGGCACGCGGCGGCGCTGCGCCGCGCCGTGGTCCCCGCGCGCCACGGCGGCTCGCACAGCTCGACGGTCTCTCGCTCCGCGGAGGTCGAGACCGTCGCGCGCGCGATCGGCTCGGGCCGATGCGCCCTCGTCTTCGGCGAGGTGGGCGTCGGCAAGACGTACGTCGTCGACGCCGCGCAGCGGCTGCTCTCGGAGAGCGAGCCGGACCTCGAGTGGCTCATGGTGTCTGCGGACCCTGACGACGGATCCGCGCTCGCGGCGCTCTCCGTCGTCCTGCCGGAGCTCCTCGCGGCTCCCGCCGACATGGAGGACCCGATGCGCACCGCGATGGCGTACGCGGTGCTGCGCGCTCGTGCGCAGGGACGTCGCCTCGTCGTGCGGGTCGAGGACGCGCACCACCTCGACGCGATGTCGCGCCACGTGCTGGTCGGGCTCGCGCGGACGGGCGAGATCGGCCTCGTCGCGACGCTGCGCCCGGGGGTCGCGCGCCGCGCGCCGTGGGTGCAGCTGTGGAAGGACGGCGTCGCGGAGCGCATCGACGTCGCGCGCTTCACGCCTGCGGAGACGGAGCGGTACGTCGCCGAGACGCTCGGTGGCGACGTCGCGGCGGACGTCGCGATCGTGCTGTGGAACAGGACGGGTGGCAACCCGCTGTTCGTGCGCGAGCTCACCCGCGTCGCGGTCGAGTCGCGCGCCCTGCTCGCGGTGGGCTCGACGTGGGTGTGGGACCGGTGGGCGCTGCTCGACCCGCGCGTGCTCGATCTCGTCCAGCACGAGCTCGTCGGGCTGTCGGCGGCCGAGCGTCTGCTGCTCGAGCAGGTCGTCGCGCTCGGCGGCGCGCTGCCGTCGGTCGTCGACGCGCTCGACGTGTCCGGGGCGTACGTCGCGCTCGTCGCGGACCGGCTGCTCGAGGTCGTCCCGGTGCGCTCGGACGGTCCGGTGACGGTTCCTGCCTGTGTGAGAGCGCACCCGCTCGTCGCGGAGGCCCTGCGCGGGTCTGTCCCCGCGCGTGTGCGGCGTGAGGCCGTCGCGCGCTGGGAGGAGCTCACGGGTGGTGTCGCGGCGTCGGACGAGGCGCTCGTGCGGATGGTGACGGACGCGCTCGAGGTCGGGGACGCGCAGCCGATGCCACGCATCCTCGAGGCCACGACGGCCGCGCTCCGTGAGCACCGGTGCGAGCTCGTCGTGCGGCTCGTCGGCCTCGCGCTGCCGGGCGCCCGCGGCGCGGACGTGGTGCGTCTGCTCGCGACGCGCGCGTCTGCCCATCGTTTCCTGTCGCGGCCCGACGCGGCGCGTCGTGACCTCGTCACGGCGCGCGACCTCGTGGCGAGGCTCGATCTCACGGTCGCCGAGGGGCCTGAGCTCTTCAGCCTGCTCGGCCATCTCGAAGCGGAGGTGCGGCAGTTCGCGGAGGACGACGCCGACGGCGCGCTCGAGGTCCTTGCGCTGCTGCGCGACGAGGTCGGCGTGCGCTGGCCGGACGCGCCTGCGACGTGGTGGCAGGACGAGGAGATCTGCAGGCTCACGTGCCTCGCGGCGGCAGGACGGCACGCAGAGCCCATGGCGGCCGCGGAGGAGCTCTTCGCGGCGACGGCCCGGCGCCCGCACGCGGTGCTCCCGCTCGTGCCCTCGCTCGTCGCGGGCGCCGCGCAGATGCCCGGCGGGCACGGGGCGCTCGGTCTCGTCGAACGCTTCATGGGTGTGGCGACGGCGCACGCGGACTCTGCGTCCTGGGCGGTGTCGAACCTTGCGACCGCGGGCTTCGTCGCGTCGGGCCTGCTCGGCTACGTCATGTCGGCCGGCGACGTCGAGAAGCTGCTCGGTGCGACGGACCTGCCGTTCAACGTCGACGTCGTCGCGCTCAACCTGCTCCACGGGATCACAGCCATGCAGGCGGGCGACTGGCCGGTCGCGAGGGCGAGGCTCGCCGCGGCGTCGCGCCGCTACGAGCACGGCGACGTCCAGGGACGGCTCGCGGTGACGTACGCGCTCGGCGCGATCGCTGCGGCGGCCTCGGGCGAGGTCGTCGAGGCGCGCGAGCTGCTCGAGCGTGCCAGGACCGTGTCGTGGTCGGGCGTGCGGACGCTCGGCGGGTACATGGGGCTGCTGCGGCTCGACGCGCTCGCGTGGCTGCGGGACCGGGCGCTCGTCCCGGAGGCGCTCGCGCTCGCGGAGACGTGCCGGGGGGCGGGGCTCGTCCGCGTCGAGTTCGAGGCTCTGCACCGGGCCGTCGTCACGGCGCACCCTGCGGGCGGGACGCTCCTGCCGGGCGAGGAGGTCGAGGCGCTCGGGGAACGTGCGCTCGCGATCGCGCCTTTGCTTGACGGGCCGCGTGCCGCGGCGGTCGCGGCGCACCTCGAGGCTGTGCTCGCGGGTGACGACGCGCTCGCGCTGTCGGCCGTGCGTGACATGGCGGCGGCGGGGCTCTTCGTGCCGACGGCGGCGCCGGCGGTGCAGCTGACGCGGCGGGAGTCGCAGATCGCGGCGCTCGCGGCGGCGGGGCTGAGCTCGAAGGAGATCGCGGAGCGCCTCACGTTGTCGGTACGGACGGTGGACTCGCACCTGTCGCGCATCTTCGCGAAGGCGGGGGTGCGTTCCCGCCGAGAGCTGGCAGCAGCCCTCCACCTCGACCCGACCCCCTGA
- the clpS gene encoding ATP-dependent Clp protease adapter ClpS, producing the protein MEGAGATDVLARTEDAWVTLVWNDPVNLMTYVAYVFESYFGYPPAKAEELMLRVHHEGRTVVSSGGREHMERDVQAMHEFGLWATMQKAGES; encoded by the coding sequence ATCGAGGGCGCGGGGGCCACGGACGTGCTCGCGCGCACGGAGGACGCGTGGGTGACGCTCGTGTGGAACGACCCGGTCAACCTCATGACGTACGTCGCGTACGTCTTCGAGTCGTACTTCGGCTATCCGCCGGCCAAGGCGGAGGAGCTCATGCTGCGCGTGCACCACGAGGGGCGCACGGTCGTCTCGAGCGGGGGCCGCGAGCACATGGAGCGTGACGTGCAGGCGATGCACGAGTTCGGGCTGTGGGCCACCATGCAGAAGGCGGGGGAGTCGTGA
- a CDS encoding DUF3054 domain-containing protein — protein MTGPAAPVSPEARARARLTVGSIMSFDVDVVAVLVFATVGRSTHEHGLDVVGILGTAWPFLVGTVLGWIVSRAWRRPFAPWSTGLVVWAFTWGLGMALRAGTGGGTAPAFMLVALGFLGLTLVGWRAVATLVMSRRAA, from the coding sequence ATGACCGGACCCGCAGCCCCCGTCTCGCCCGAGGCCCGCGCACGCGCGCGCCTCACCGTGGGCTCGATCATGTCGTTCGACGTCGACGTCGTCGCAGTCCTCGTCTTTGCGACGGTCGGCCGCAGCACGCACGAGCACGGGCTCGACGTCGTCGGGATCCTCGGCACCGCGTGGCCGTTCCTCGTCGGCACGGTCCTCGGCTGGATCGTCTCGCGGGCGTGGAGGCGACCCTTCGCGCCGTGGTCGACCGGCCTCGTCGTGTGGGCGTTCACCTGGGGCCTCGGCATGGCGCTGCGTGCCGGCACGGGCGGCGGGACAGCGCCCGCGTTCATGCTCGTCGCGCTCGGGTTCCTCGGCCTGACGCTCGTCGGCTGGCGCGCCGTCGCGACGCTCGTCATGAGCCGTCGCGCGGCCTGA
- a CDS encoding DUF2017 family protein, with protein sequence MRPFEESDGRFVARLTRDERFAIAQVAEQVVELLEQEIDGLEEIAAAVADDGLPASLLGLDDSRVEAPTDPAVRRLLPNAAPTDAAVGEEFRRLTQTDLALSKVGRLTALCEALVGADEPLLDLVDDEDDAAVDAILDDDDLGSREIALEPSDTQSFAGALTDVRLVLAERLGIVTDVDSDRLATAVEQAWRGEAELEPRTELLGSVFLLAGYLQESLLDLMLARLRGAGPAI encoded by the coding sequence GTGAGGCCCTTCGAGGAGTCGGACGGTCGGTTCGTCGCGCGGCTCACGCGCGACGAGCGCTTCGCGATCGCGCAGGTCGCGGAGCAGGTCGTCGAGCTTCTCGAGCAGGAGATCGACGGGCTCGAGGAGATCGCGGCGGCGGTGGCCGACGACGGCCTGCCGGCGTCGCTCCTGGGGCTCGACGACTCCCGGGTCGAGGCTCCGACGGACCCTGCGGTCCGCAGGCTGCTGCCGAACGCGGCGCCGACGGACGCGGCGGTGGGCGAGGAGTTCCGGCGGCTCACGCAGACGGACCTCGCGCTGTCGAAGGTCGGGCGGCTCACGGCACTGTGCGAGGCACTCGTGGGTGCGGACGAGCCGCTGCTCGACCTCGTCGACGACGAGGACGACGCTGCCGTCGACGCGATCCTTGACGACGACGACCTCGGCTCGCGGGAGATCGCGCTCGAGCCGTCCGACACGCAGTCGTTCGCGGGTGCGCTCACGGACGTGCGGCTCGTCCTCGCGGAGCGTCTGGGGATCGTCACGGACGTCGACTCGGACCGGCTGGCGACGGCGGTCGAGCAGGCGTGGCGCGGGGAGGCGGAGCTCGAGCCGCGGACCGAGCTGCTCGGCTCGGTGTTCCTCCTCGCGGGGTACCTGCAGGAGTCGCTCCTCGACCTCATGCTCGCGCGCCTGCGCGGCGCGGGGCCGGCGATCTGA
- the murI gene encoding glutamate racemase has product MNDAPIGIFDSGVGGLTVARSIIDQLPNESLSYIGDTAHSPYGPRPIAQVRALALDVMDRLVEDGVKMLVIACNSASAAVLRDARERYTVRLGLPVVEVIYPAARRALAATRSGRIGVIGTRATVDSRAYEDALGVAAGIHVTSQACPEFVSLVEDGRTSGPEVLEVARGYLEPLREAGVDTLVLGCTHYPLLTGPISYVMGEDVTLVSSAEETAKDVYRTLVAHGLERSADADAPEHLFRTTGDPEVFHRLARRFLGPEVARVDEVPSAEVTR; this is encoded by the coding sequence GTGAATGACGCGCCCATCGGGATCTTCGACTCGGGAGTCGGCGGCCTCACGGTCGCCCGGTCGATCATCGACCAGCTGCCGAACGAGTCGCTGAGCTATATCGGCGACACCGCGCACAGCCCGTACGGGCCGCGGCCGATCGCCCAGGTCCGTGCGCTCGCGCTCGACGTCATGGACCGTCTCGTCGAGGACGGCGTGAAGATGCTCGTCATCGCGTGCAACAGCGCGTCGGCGGCCGTCCTGCGTGACGCGCGCGAGCGGTACACGGTGCGGCTCGGGCTGCCGGTCGTCGAGGTCATCTATCCGGCGGCACGCCGCGCGCTCGCGGCGACGCGCTCGGGTCGCATCGGGGTCATCGGCACACGGGCGACGGTCGACTCGCGGGCGTACGAGGACGCGCTGGGCGTGGCGGCGGGCATCCATGTGACGTCGCAGGCGTGCCCGGAGTTCGTCTCGCTCGTCGAGGACGGACGTACGTCGGGTCCCGAGGTCCTCGAGGTCGCTCGGGGCTATCTCGAGCCGCTCCGGGAGGCGGGCGTCGACACGCTCGTGCTCGGCTGCACGCACTACCCGCTGCTCACGGGCCCGATCAGCTACGTCATGGGCGAGGACGTCACGCTCGTCTCGAGCGCCGAGGAGACGGCGAAGGACGTCTACCGGACGCTCGTCGCGCACGGGCTGGAGCGCTCCGCGGACGCCGACGCGCCTGAGCACCTCTTCCGCACGACCGGTGACCCGGAGGTCTTCCACCGCCTCGCCCGCCGCTTCCTCGGCCCGGAGGTCGCGCGCGTCGACGAGGTCCCGTCCGCGGAGGTGACCCGGTGA
- a CDS encoding DEAD/DEAH box helicase — MPVHASAVAAEQLAPAFPQRAPWGTATKLRAWQAEALDRYRATQPRDFLAVATPGAGKTTFALRLATELLEAGTVRRIAIVAPTEHLKHQWADAAARVGVKIDPNFRNAQGRAGSQYDGVALTYAQVAANPALHRARTESARTLVILDEVHHGGDALSWGDALREAFEDATRRLLLTGTPFRSDTSPIPFVRYERDRDGIRRSSADYTYGYGEALRDHVVRPVIFMSYSGQVRWRTKAGDEVAARLGEPMTKDMVSQAWRTALDPNGEWIQSVIAAADTRLTEVRRTVPDAGAMVIATDQTDARAYAGHIARITGHSPTVVLSDDDGAGKNIEEFAKGDSRWLVAVRMVSEGVDVPRLAVGVYATSASTPLFFAQAIGRFVRARRRGETASVFLPSVPQLLELAHAMEAERDHALDRPRNEAEGQDPEADLLAAANREEKGSDDLLGSFEALEAQASFDKVLFDGGEFGLGADVGSDEELDFLGLPGLLDAEQVTTLLRQRQAGQVARGRQEIDTEEFDHRRAADLRKELSQLVAGWARRSGKPHGTIHTELRRRCGGPDVPQATVEQLEQRVAMVRGWFVGRK, encoded by the coding sequence ATGCCGGTGCACGCGTCGGCGGTCGCGGCGGAGCAGCTTGCTCCGGCGTTCCCGCAGCGTGCCCCGTGGGGTACGGCGACGAAGCTCCGTGCGTGGCAGGCGGAGGCGCTCGACCGCTATCGGGCGACGCAGCCGAGGGACTTCCTCGCGGTCGCGACGCCGGGCGCGGGCAAGACGACGTTCGCGCTGCGTCTGGCGACGGAGCTGCTCGAGGCCGGCACGGTGCGTCGCATCGCGATCGTCGCGCCGACCGAGCACCTCAAGCACCAGTGGGCGGACGCGGCGGCGCGCGTCGGCGTGAAGATCGACCCGAACTTCCGCAACGCACAGGGTCGCGCGGGCTCGCAGTACGACGGCGTCGCGCTCACGTATGCGCAGGTTGCTGCGAACCCTGCGCTGCACCGGGCGCGCACGGAGTCGGCGCGCACGCTCGTCATCCTCGACGAGGTGCACCACGGCGGCGACGCACTGAGCTGGGGCGACGCGCTGCGTGAGGCGTTCGAGGATGCGACGCGACGCCTGCTGCTCACGGGCACGCCGTTCCGCTCGGACACGTCGCCGATCCCGTTCGTGCGGTACGAGCGTGACCGCGACGGCATCCGGCGCTCGTCGGCGGACTACACCTACGGCTACGGCGAGGCGCTGCGCGACCATGTCGTGCGGCCCGTGATCTTCATGTCGTACTCGGGCCAGGTCCGCTGGCGCACGAAGGCGGGCGACGAGGTCGCGGCGCGCCTCGGCGAGCCCATGACCAAGGACATGGTCTCGCAGGCGTGGCGGACGGCCCTCGACCCGAACGGCGAGTGGATCCAGTCGGTCATCGCTGCGGCGGACACGCGCCTCACCGAGGTGCGCCGCACGGTCCCGGACGCGGGGGCGATGGTCATCGCGACGGACCAGACGGACGCGCGCGCCTACGCGGGTCACATCGCGCGGATCACGGGTCACTCGCCGACGGTCGTCCTCTCGGACGACGACGGCGCGGGCAAGAACATCGAGGAGTTCGCGAAGGGCGACTCGCGGTGGCTCGTCGCGGTGCGCATGGTCTCGGAGGGCGTCGACGTCCCGCGGCTCGCGGTGGGTGTGTACGCGACGAGCGCGTCGACCCCGCTGTTCTTCGCGCAGGCGATCGGCCGATTCGTGCGTGCGCGGCGCCGGGGCGAGACGGCGTCGGTGTTCCTGCCGTCGGTGCCGCAGCTGCTCGAGCTCGCGCACGCGATGGAGGCGGAGCGCGACCATGCGCTGGACCGCCCGCGCAACGAGGCGGAGGGGCAGGACCCTGAGGCCGACCTGCTCGCTGCGGCGAACCGTGAGGAGAAGGGCTCGGACGACCTGCTCGGCTCGTTCGAGGCGCTCGAGGCTCAGGCGTCGTTCGACAAGGTGCTCTTCGACGGCGGCGAGTTCGGCCTGGGCGCGGACGTCGGCTCGGACGAGGAGCTCGACTTCCTGGGCCTGCCGGGGCTCCTCGACGCGGAGCAGGTGACGACGCTCCTGCGGCAGCGCCAGGCGGGCCAGGTGGCGCGCGGGCGCCAGGAGATCGACACGGAGGAGTTCGACCACCGGCGGGCGGCAGACCTCCGCAAGGAGCTGAGCCAGCTCGTTGCGGGCTGGGCACGGCGCTCGGGCAAGCCGCACGGCACGATCCACACGGAGCTGCGCCGACGCTGCGGCGGGCCGGACGTGCCGCAGGCGACGGTCGAGCAGCTCGAGCAGCGTGTCGCGATGGTGCGCGGCTGGTTCGTCGGGCGGAAGTGA
- a CDS encoding MBL fold metallo-hydrolase, which yields MRLTIVGCTGSMAGPESAASSYLLEADDTDGRTWRLLLDCGSGAFGPLQTLVDPTTIDAVGVTHMHPDHFADLCGLYVYLRYHPTVGTASRPCERPLEVRGPEGAGSKVAVTFGLDEGENLDCMAFSGWDGAPWHVGPMRVEAFRVEHPVEAYALRVTGPSEADPSREVTFVYSGDTDECDGIVEAARDADLLLVEAAFVEGRDEPRGIHLTGVRAGRVATRAGARSVVLTHLQPWTEPAVVLAEARTTYEGPLDLARPLAVHTV from the coding sequence GTGAGGCTGACGATCGTGGGCTGCACGGGCTCGATGGCGGGCCCGGAGTCGGCCGCGTCGAGCTACCTGCTCGAGGCCGACGACACGGACGGGCGCACGTGGCGCCTGCTGCTCGACTGCGGCTCGGGCGCGTTCGGGCCGCTGCAGACGCTCGTCGACCCGACGACGATCGACGCGGTCGGCGTCACGCACATGCACCCGGACCACTTCGCGGACCTGTGCGGCCTCTACGTGTACCTGCGGTACCACCCGACGGTCGGCACGGCGTCGCGGCCGTGCGAGCGGCCGCTCGAGGTGCGGGGACCGGAGGGGGCGGGGTCGAAGGTCGCGGTGACGTTCGGTCTCGACGAGGGTGAGAACCTCGACTGCATGGCGTTCTCCGGCTGGGACGGCGCGCCCTGGCACGTGGGTCCCATGCGTGTCGAGGCGTTCCGCGTCGAGCACCCTGTCGAGGCCTACGCGCTGCGCGTCACGGGCCCCTCGGAGGCGGACCCCTCGCGCGAGGTGACGTTCGTGTATTCGGGCGACACCGACGAGTGCGACGGGATCGTCGAGGCTGCGCGTGACGCTGACCTCCTGCTCGTCGAGGCTGCGTTCGTCGAGGGGCGTGACGAGCCGCGCGGCATCCACCTCACGGGCGTGCGCGCGGGTCGTGTCGCGACGCGCGCGGGCGCGCGCTCCGTCGTCCTCACGCACCTGCAGCCGTGGACCGAGCCCGCCGTCGTCCTCGCGGAGGCGCGGACGACGTACGAGGGTCCTCTCGACCTTGCGCGGCCTCTCGCTGTGCACACCGTCTGA
- a CDS encoding DUF3039 domain-containing protein, translated as MSEPMFPTHPDDPSDPRGPGGSATSVLERTEQAQEAEPGDHERFAHYVRKEKIMQSAMTGRPVIALCGKVWVPGRDPQKFPVCPVCKEIYDGLRDPQDGDSDGGQGDGGR; from the coding sequence ATGAGCGAGCCGATGTTCCCGACCCACCCGGACGATCCCTCGGATCCCCGCGGTCCCGGCGGCTCGGCGACGAGCGTCCTCGAGCGCACGGAGCAGGCCCAGGAGGCCGAGCCCGGCGACCACGAGCGCTTCGCGCACTACGTGCGCAAGGAGAAGATCATGCAGTCGGCCATGACGGGCCGTCCCGTCATCGCGCTGTGCGGCAAGGTCTGGGTCCCGGGTCGGGACCCGCAGAAGTTCCCCGTCTGCCCCGTCTGCAAGGAGATCTACGACGGCCTGCGTGACCCGCAGGACGGCGACTCCGACGGCGGCCAGGGCGACGGCGGCCGGTGA
- a CDS encoding RNA-binding S4 domain-containing protein, with protein MVEGGRVRVDVWAWSARIYRTRSAAAAACRAGHVRVAGERAKPSTTVRVGDEIRARTDAGERVVVVRELLTKRVGAPLAAEAYEDRTPPPPPRLAAAAPVALRERGSGRPTKRERRALDALRGRDVPHPDDD; from the coding sequence ATGGTCGAGGGTGGGAGGGTCCGGGTCGACGTCTGGGCGTGGTCCGCGCGCATCTACCGGACACGCTCCGCCGCAGCCGCCGCATGCCGCGCCGGGCACGTCCGCGTCGCCGGGGAGCGCGCCAAGCCGTCGACGACGGTCCGCGTCGGCGACGAGATCAGGGCCCGGACCGACGCTGGCGAGCGCGTCGTCGTCGTCCGCGAGCTCCTCACCAAGCGCGTCGGGGCCCCGCTCGCGGCCGAGGCCTACGAGGACCGCACGCCTCCCCCGCCGCCGCGCCTCGCGGCCGCAGCGCCCGTCGCGCTCCGCGAGCGCGGCTCGGGCCGCCCGACGAAGCGCGAGCGCCGCGCGCTCGACGCCCTCCGCGGCCGCGACGTCCCCCACCCGGACGACGACTAG
- the rdgB gene encoding RdgB/HAM1 family non-canonical purine NTP pyrophosphatase, which produces MASARLVLATHNTHKLGELRAILVPADGSGVPGLVADDVVSAAGLGVPEPVEDGLTFAENALLKARALAQATGLVAVADDSGLAVDVLGGAPGIFSARWAGRHGDDAANLDLLLAQLGDIAPEHRGAQFVCAAAIVTPDGVEHVEHGYLRGTLLTARRGTGGFGYDPILLPTGSDRSTAELSPAEKNAISHRGEAFRALVPHVARALSA; this is translated from the coding sequence ATGGCCTCGGCCCGTCTCGTCCTCGCGACGCACAACACGCACAAGCTCGGTGAGCTGCGTGCGATCCTCGTCCCCGCGGACGGCTCGGGCGTGCCCGGGCTCGTGGCGGACGACGTCGTCTCGGCGGCGGGCCTCGGTGTGCCGGAGCCGGTCGAGGACGGTCTGACGTTCGCCGAGAACGCGCTGCTCAAGGCGCGTGCGCTCGCGCAGGCGACGGGTCTGGTCGCTGTCGCTGACGACTCGGGCCTCGCGGTCGACGTGCTCGGCGGTGCGCCGGGCATCTTCTCGGCCCGCTGGGCGGGCCGGCACGGGGACGACGCGGCGAACCTCGACCTGCTGCTCGCGCAGCTGGGCGACATCGCGCCCGAGCACCGTGGCGCGCAGTTCGTGTGCGCGGCGGCGATCGTCACCCCCGACGGCGTCGAGCACGTCGAGCACGGCTACCTGCGCGGCACGCTGCTCACGGCGCGCCGGGGGACGGGCGGCTTCGGCTACGACCCGATCCTCCTGCCGACGGGCTCGGACCGCTCGACGGCGGAGCTCAGCCCTGCGGAGAAGAACGCCATCTCGCACCGCGGTGAGGCGTTCCGCGCGCTCGTCCCGCACGTCGCGCGGGCGCTGAGCGCCTGA